The Maniola jurtina chromosome 13, ilManJurt1.1, whole genome shotgun sequence genomic interval AGATTCCACCAGCGCCTCCGAGGCCTGACTTTGACGCATCACGGGAGAAATTGCAAAGGCTTGGTGAGGGAGAGGGAGCTCTCACGCGCGAGGAGTTCCTCAAGATGAAGGAGGAGCTTGAAGAGTGAGTTTTTCTTCCTCCCTTTTGTGTTCTGTCTTTCTTCCTTCTGGGCAGGTTTCCACATTAATTGTCTATGGTATGTGCCCTTTTTGTGTTATGCATTGTTGAGTAAGTTTATCGCTTGTCTAGTTATAGTAATATGGCCTATaagatgttttgtttttattctacattaaaaacaaaatgaaatactcagtttaaaaaaaaattcagttgtAAAACAACTGAAGCATTACAAAATATGTAACTTTTTGTTAATTTGGGttcaaaaatttgaatttgaattaatttttttataatcgctttatacacaaaaattaaaaagctctttatttaaataacaaatctTTTGTATAGGGAATATCTAGCAACATTCAAAAAGACAGTCGCAATGCACGAGGTGTTTCTACAACGTCTAGCAGCGCACCCTGTATTCAGAGGTGATGCTCATTTGCGGGTATTCCTGGAGTATGAGCAGGACTTGTGCGCTAAGCCTAGGGGGAAGATGGACCTCATTGGAGGATTGGTGAGTTATTATGCTTTACTCCATCTCGAGTATCAAGTGATATTTGTCAGTCAGTAAGATTATAGAATAGAaccttttaaaacttttaagggaggaggttcttaatttttatttctatgctagatgatgcccgagaTTTCATCCATGTGgaataaggtttttaaaaatccagtgggaactctttgatttttctggataaaTAGCCTGTCCTTCACCAAGAAACAAGTGAAAAGtcagcatacagacagacactttcgcatttatattattatctatataggTTTTAGAAGATATTTGATATTAGTAGCAATTTCTTCAAGATTTGTGGACCAATTTGATCTACAAAGGAATTATCATTGATTAAAAAATCAGCTTGTAATGCACACCCAACTTCAATGTACATGTAGGAACaaaaaactttatttctttGTAGAGGcttaaaagaatttttattattattatattattattattgtatttatgaCAGGAAAATTTAATTCTCAGATGCGTTCAATGACAACAACGACAGATGAGATCTATCTCGGTGCTACAGTGCGGGATGTCAATGATTTCTTCGAGCAAGAGACTGCTTTTCTCCAGGAGTACTACTCACACCTCAAGGAAGCTGTAACCAAGGTGGATCGTATGACTTCCAAGCACAAGGGTGAGTTGCCACTTGTAATGCCCTAACAACACAGAATGTAAATTTactactagttatactatatatttatGGAGTAGTAAGTTTATTCAAAtatacaagtttaaattaaaaatttataacacccccgacaagtgaaggttacagtaattagaaaagagttgataactttcgattataactaagaacactctcgatcaagccacccttcaaacaaaaaaaaaaactcatttaaaatcggttcattagtttaggagctacgatgccacagccagatacacagaacacccctctttttgggtcgggggttaataaaaggaaacctgactgactgatctatcaatgcacagctcaaactactggacatactgggctgaaatttggcacgcgGATAGTtactatgacgtagacattcgctaagaaaggatttgtgTAATCCttgcagacaaagtcgcgggaataagctcttatattataagtatatgaCAACGAAAAACCGTGACCGTTTTAACATTCTTATGAgagtgaaaataatttaattgaatttctactTTAATATTCACTTTTGGGTCCAAACGGTGcaccaaatatcaaaattttagGTTTGTAAATTATCTaagagctagagacctgtgttACGTGGACAGAGAGACAGCAGAGTTGCATTAACAGGGCACCGTTTTACACTTTGTGTGTAGAACCCTAAAAGTGATTAAGTTTTTAATGTGATCAATGTTTCCACAGAGGTAGCGGACTCGCACATCAAACTGTCATCCTGCATTACGCAACTGGCGACGCGGGAACAACCCGCCACTGAGCGATTCCTCACCAGGGCTGCCGAGACCTTTGACAAGTGCAGGGTGAGCTTTGACTTTTTCTAAGAGTATcatgatctttttttttttaattagactagcgcttggctgcaatcagacctagcatgtgatgatgcagcctaagatggagcgcgcttacctagaagttgcttatttactcttgacttgaaggtacccattttaaaaatggaggagaaaactgatgccagaagggcattgtatatttaaatacaaaaatataatttttaaaaatataagtacattgTACTGTAATATCATCATCTTCAATCCGCCGCCGggtcactactgaacacaggtctccTATTCAAATGAGAAGGATTAGGcgatagtctaccacactggcatGTGCAGATTGGCGGACTTGTGTGACATCTTCCAATTATCACCTTTCACTTTTCTGGGAACATTCTGGAGAACTCACAATCATGCAGATTTCGACACTATgatttccttcactgttaaagcagaCGTTACTTTAATTTCAATACAAGTAAAAACTATGATTTTGTTCAAATTGTTGTAGAAAATCGAAGGTCGCATGGCATCAGACCAGGACCTGAAGTTGGCCGACACTCTCCGCTACTACATGCGGGACACGCACGCCGCTAAAGCCGTGCTGGTCAGGCGACTTAGGTATGACAACTTAATTACcgaactaatattataaagaggtaaagtttgtaagtttgtttgtagggcataatctctggaactgctgaaccgattttgaaaattcttttaccaacagaaagctacattattcctgggaaaccatattttattttcaaaaaatttgagGTCTCTACGAAAATTGCAATAAGCTACCCATGCGAAGGTGCGGATCGCTAGTTACCGAATAAAATGGCTGTGTTTACAGACGGATCGCACGAAGCTATAGGGGTTCCTTGCTATCCGATTGCGCTGGAGCCCAAAGTGatggttatgtgtttgacctgtatgtacgtatgtatgtcTGTTCCTATGTCCGCTCCTAACTACTCAACGGTTCAACAGATTTTGATAAGctatacgtcattagattcctCTTGATAGCTCGAGTGTGGGctcataaaattcttaaaaaatcaacaTTGCGAATTTTATGCTTTTTAATGTGTAAACTGCAGTTGgggtttttcaaaaacttattaaattatttgttttgttatgGAACGCTAAACACATTACCTCCATGgtatgatgattattattatgagtCTTGCAAGGTCACAATAAGAAATTTTCTTTTACAGATGCCTAGCTGCATACGAAGCTGCCAATAGAAATCTGGAACGAGCTCGGGCAAAGAATAAAGATGTACACGCCGTGAGTTAtcttgtttgtttgaaaaatatttaacgAGACTATATTTTCATACCACATAATATACACTTCTAATAACACTCATAAGAGACACTggcaattaataaatataacctTTTCTACACGTTTTTTCACTAAATACACACATCACTTCAAAGGTCGATCCCCTATTAGAGTTTTTAGTTCCATTGATAAAATAACCAATTAAAGACAATTTAATTAACGGTTCTTCTTTGATTGGTCGTTTTTGATAACGGAACGCAGAACTCAGAACTCTTAAAGGTGAGATCTATAcagcgcattttgactttgctcagacataagattgagttaaaacgagacagacttatgtgagagatatacatttgtctcgttttaattctgTCTTACTCGTAAGTCTAAGCAGAGTCagagtgcgctttatagatctcaacctaaatGCAATCACCAGAAATTGTAGTCATTATTTTATGACTAACATGCAAATCATAACATGCCTTCATTCTTAAAATTCATTTATCACACATGGTACCAAATTGAATATTTATCTAATTAATAACACTTGATTTTGTTTTTGCATACCCTCAGCCAATGGAGGTTCAAGAGGTAAATGCATGTTTTTGATAATACTTTTCACTATACTATGCATTAC includes:
- the LOC123870939 gene encoding sorting nexin-32 isoform X2; its protein translation is MMDCVEESNNDPLSSVQPLSSPSSGDIKVDKKKPSENVSLADNSLLVDISDALSEKEKVKFTVHTKTTLPEFQKSEFFVVRQHEEFVWLHDRYEENEEYAGYIIPPAPPRPDFDASREKLQRLGEGEGALTREEFLKMKEELEEEYLATFKKTVAMHEVFLQRLAAHPVFRGDAHLRVFLEYEQDLCAKPRGKMDLIGGLMRSMTTTTDEIYLGATVRDVNDFFEQETAFLQEYYSHLKEAVTKVDRMTSKHKEVADSHIKLSSCITQLATREQPATERFLTRAAETFDKCRKIEGRMASDQDLKLADTLRYYMRDTHAAKAVLVRRLRCLAAYEAANRNLERARAKNKDVHAAEQAQADACARFEQLSARAREELLDFRTRRVAAFKKSLIDLAELEIKHARAQQELFRKSLQVLRECQ
- the LOC123870939 gene encoding sorting nexin-32 isoform X1 yields the protein MMDCVEESNNDPLSSVQPLSSPSSGDIKVDKKKPSENVSLADNSLLVDISDALSEKEKVKFTVHTKTTLPEFQKSEFFVVRQHEEFVWLHDRYEENEEYAGYIIPPAPPRPDFDASREKLQRLGEGEGALTREEFLKMKEELEEEYLATFKKTVAMHEVFLQRLAAHPVFRGDAHLRVFLEYEQDLCAKPRGKMDLIGGLMRSMTTTTDEIYLGATVRDVNDFFEQETAFLQEYYSHLKEAVTKVDRMTSKHKEVADSHIKLSSCITQLATREQPATERFLTRAAETFDKCRKIEGRMASDQDLKLADTLRYYMRDTHAAKAVLVRRLRCLAAYEAANRNLERARAKNKDVHAPMEVQEAEQAQADACARFEQLSARAREELLDFRTRRVAAFKKSLIDLAELEIKHARAQQELFRKSLQVLRECQ